GTGACAGATTTGGGTTCCCATATGGAACAGCAGATCTTCTATGTGCAGAACCTTCTGGCTGTGATTACACTTATATGTCTTTCTCTGCAACTGATTCCACAAATAAAAGTCAGAATCTTTTGTTGGAAGTCAGGAACCGTCCACCACAACCAATCTCCTCCAATTTCACCGTCTGTATTTCTACTTTGTATGGAAACTACAACAATGTCCTCCAGATGATCCAGAGTATTGAGATGTACAAGATTCTGGGGGCCTCCAGAGTCACCATCTATAACACCAACTGTTCCCAGGATGTAGATAAGGTGTTACGTCATTACATTGATGAAGGAACTCTAGAGGTGGTGCCATGGCCAATAGACCGCCATCTCCAGACAACAATAGAATGGCGATATTCCAAAAGACTCAATGCTGAGATTGGATATTTTGGACAAACTGCATCCCTAAATGATTGTCTATACAGGAACATGTACAAAAGTAAGTTTGTTCTCCTCAATGACATTGATGAAATTATTTTTCCAGTCAAGGACTGGGACTGGTCATCCCTGATGGAGAATCTCCAGAATAAACACCCAGATACAAGTGTCTTCTGTGTTGAGAATCACGTCTTCCCAAATTCAGTCAGCATCTCTGGATTTGACCTGTGGTCTCACGTTCCTGGGGTCAATATTCTCCGTCACAGCTTTCGAGAACCTATTGATTGGAAGGTCTTTAATAGCCGCAAAATGATTGTGAACCCCAGGGACGTATTTCAGACCTCCATCCACTCAGCTCTGAAACACAGCAGAAATTGGGTGAATCTAGAATCAGGTATGGCCATCACCTTCCACTGTAGACACAAAATGAGGAACGACATCACCTCAGAACACCTCATTCCCGATGATATATTGAGAAGGTACAATATGTCTTTAGTGCCCAACGTCGATAAGGTGATTCAGAGACTTTTTTCTCAGTAATAGATCCTCCCAACTATTCTGAAATGCAAAGACCAGGACGTGACTGAAAACAGAACATTTCTCAATGAACGTTTCTTGGTGGGAATTGTTGCTAAGAAGATCCATGTGATGAATTGGTGAACGTGAACAACATGACCATCATTATGGACATGGACAGTATGAACAGTTGGTCCTGAATTCTGCTTCTAGCTTTCACCTCTAGTGCTCATTAAACAGACAGAGGTACAAAACTGGTGGGgggattaaccacttcccgtccttaGGCCGTATACGTACGACCTCCACCGGCCTCCGTTCACAGGTTCTCCTCTTCCACCAAGGAGCCCCGGGACTGCTGGAAATGGTCGGCtgcccacagaggagatggaggaacatccattcTACAAACCCCTCTATGATGAATGAAGCCGGGAGCAAATCTCCTCACTTCCGGGTTCAGTTCTGTGTTGTCCCGGCCGGCACAGTTCGGGAATCAGCCGATCGCACAGATCTCTATGATTGGCTGccttggaggacagaggagagatcgcGGCTCCAATAGACATTCATTACCAATAGAAATTCACATGGAAtcttcgttattcggagattcagaatctatccaaatttccaaatcacaatagtaacaaatttcaatggATCCAAAATAAATGAGAACGAAACAAATGAACTGAAtctgaaaatgaaaacaaattcaaaatggaaacatattgtaATAAATACAGAAAGGTATAAAAGGGAAATACGATGAGGATTCCTACtcaggctgctttatagaatagaagagaatatactagaatagaatagaatagaatagaatataaagaaatagaatataatataaaagaGTAGATTGGAAAAcataagaataaaatagaaataatataataaaatatttttttaattatcttctattctattttattccattcttttctattctattcctttattttctattctattcttttttattctattctatttctttattttctattctattctgttctattttattaacttctattttattctatgtattttattacattctgttttttctattaatttattttcagttttattctattctttgttTCCTATTCTATTTGATTCCgtttagtctattctattctattttattctttttctattctattctataaagcagcctaagtagaggAATCgtcattttatttcacttttataccttactgtatatcaccttatttctagtctattctattatatgcttttattttctgttttattcttttctattatattctataaagcagcctaagtagaggAATCATCacattatttcacttttataccttacagtATATCAACTGACTTCTAGTCTATTCTATGCTAttacattcctttattttctattctgttctattctattcaattctgttttattatattctgttctattctattctacaaaTCAGCCTAAGtagaggaatcatcatcttatttcaccttttataccttttttgaaatatgtttccatttcaaattcgaTTGGATTTGAAAATAACAAATATCCAAAGGAATCGGGAAGATCGAATgattctaacataacgaatatgaaggGAAATGACTCATTTAATGAGCGAATGTTTCCGTTGTGTAGATCTCCTCTGATCtctatataaagaggacctgtcccgacCCAAAGCCACCACAAGGGGCGCTGTTCACTCCTTGTGATAGCTATAAAGCTAACATTTTTTAGAGCCCCCCATCCCCCCAGTGGTCTCGTGTGCCATCGCACACATATGTGcccggtgatcgcaccacacatgtcacATGTTGTCAGAGTGACAAtaatgttcggtatctatttactcgctgtgacatcatcttttatactttactaaaaaattgggtcactcgtgtttttttttttgtattaaagtttaaaaaaaaaaagtgtatttttttcccccaaaaaataaaccgcgagacataaaaaaatagcaaaatccaccaatttattctccggggtctctgatttaaaaaaaaaaaatagatcacgtttgggggttcgaagtcattttctagcaaaaaaaaaaaatacggattttcgCAGGGAAGTGGTTAGTTCCTTTTTTATATAATTAGCATGCGTGGACACACCCACCTTCTGTGATAGGAGCTTCTCCATTACTGCCG
This window of the Aquarana catesbeiana isolate 2022-GZ linkage group LG01, ASM4218655v1, whole genome shotgun sequence genome carries:
- the LOC141129437 gene encoding beta-1,4-galactosyltransferase galt-1-like, whose protein sequence is MWKYKRVIFFTMSIFICIVVISYSYYVEIRHPKMRSHGPPIATDTITALDSRTFIISPYYEPRLGQSVRVIAIIHISVKELYCIFHCSSNQNISVRAEIDLHSDRFGFPYGTADLLCAEPSGCDYTYMSFSATDSTNKSQNLLLEVRNRPPQPISSNFTVCISTLYGNYNNVLQMIQSIEMYKILGASRVTIYNTNCSQDVDKVLRHYIDEGTLEVVPWPIDRHLQTTIEWRYSKRLNAEIGYFGQTASLNDCLYRNMYKSKFVLLNDIDEIIFPVKDWDWSSLMENLQNKHPDTSVFCVENHVFPNSVSISGFDLWSHVPGVNILRHSFREPIDWKVFNSRKMIVNPRDVFQTSIHSALKHSRNWVNLESGMAITFHCRHKMRNDITSEHLIPDDILRRYNMSLVPNVDKVIQRLFSQ